The genomic DNA TTTTTGGCATGCCTGGATTGTTGGAATTGGTGGCATGACTGCAGACATTTTGTTTATGCTTCTCATCTACTTCGGTTTATCTTCTGTGTTTATGTATACATATGTACAAGCTTTTATGTATTGCATAGGGTTTTTCTTATTATTTTATTTAGGATTTCAAAGTGTAAAACAAGGAATTTCTCACTCGAATATGGAATATAAAAAGGAAGAGGTAGGTGGCCTTAAACAATCGTTTATGGCAGGTTTTTTAATTGCGATATCCAATCCATTAAATCTTGTTTTTTGGTTTGGTATATACGGAAGTACACTTAGCTCATTGCTTACGAAGGTAACGAAACAAGAAGCCTTTTTGTACAGTCTTTGTATTATCGTTGGTATTATTTTGTGGAATTTAAATATTGCTTTTTCTGTCCATTTTGGCAGAACTTTATTAAAGCAAAAAGCACTCGGCTATATAACAGCCGGAGCAGGTATTATTTTAGTAGGATATTCTATCCATTTTGCATACAAAGCTTTACAGTTGTTCACATAAGATTGAAGGGGAGATTTTTATGTATCGAACCACTATTAACGGAAAAGAAATTATTATTACGTTAGCACCAAAAATTCGAAAAGAAATTACTAATAGGAATCCACTATATGAAGCGGTATTTTATAATGCAGCAAGATTACTACAAACAAAGCAACCAACGTTTGCGGTAAATCATGAAGTATTTGGGCTCATTATTGGAGAGGTACAAAGAGGAGAAGTAACAGTGTTTGCGGTGGAACATATTATTCCAAAGCAAAATATATTTGGATCGAATAATTTTTTCTCGACAATAGAGCAACAGGCAAATTTGTAAAGTGAATAGAATAAGAATAGAAAATAAAAGAAATAGTCGTAACGATATGTTGCGGCTGTTTTTTTGAAAAAGGGGGAAGGAAGATGAAGAGAGTGGGGAAAGAGTTCTTTTTACAACATGATATCTTTATTATGTATAGTATCCTATTTGTTTTTAT from Bacillus basilensis includes the following:
- a CDS encoding LysE family transporter; the encoded protein is MFGAIIQQIVLGISLAAPVGPINIEMLKRGIERGFWHAWIVGIGGMTADILFMLLIYFGLSSVFMYTYVQAFMYCIGFFLLFYLGFQSVKQGISHSNMEYKKEEVGGLKQSFMAGFLIAISNPLNLVFWFGIYGSTLSSLLTKVTKQEAFLYSLCIIVGIILWNLNIAFSVHFGRTLLKQKALGYITAGAGIILVGYSIHFAYKALQLFT